AATTATTCACCTGGAGCGCGATCCGTTGTTTACCGGAATTCCAGGCTGGGGTTTTCCCGCCGACCTACCGGTGACCGGATGTTCGGAAGTTACCTTGCCGGTGTTGAGCGCGTTGGTTCGTAGCAAGATCGCCGGAGGTGCGGTGGCGCAAGCGAAGATAGACGAGCGACGCAAGAAGACAAAAGGCGAACATGATGCCGTGATCGGCGAGATGGACGCCAGCGTCGAGGCGGTAAAGAATCAAAACCCGATTCATCCGTATTGGTTGTCCAAATGCATCGGCGACGCGATGGATGATAAGACGATCATCGCCAACGAAACGATCACTTCGAAATTAGCGGAAACGATTCACCTCAACCGCCCCGGCTCCATGTTCAACACGCCGCTGGCCGGCCATCTCGGTTGGGGTTTGGGCGCCGCCATCGGTATGAAGCTCGGCGCGCCGGAAGCGACGGTGATCGCCGCCGAAGGCGACGGCTCGTACATGTTCTGCGCGCCGACGGCTTGTCATTTCACGGCGCAGAAATATCAGATTCCTTTTTTAACCGTCATCTACAACAACCAAGTCTGGAACGCGAGTTTGAATGCCGCGCGCGGTCTCTATCCCGACGGCGTGGCGGCCAAGACGGGTAACTTTCCCGGCACGGATTTGACGCCGTCGCCGAATTTCGAACTGACCGCGCAAGCCTGCGGCGCTTACGCCGCGCGTGTCGATGAAGCGAGCGCGCTGCCGGATGCGCTGGCCAAAGCGCTGAAGGTGGTGAAAGAGGAAAAGCGCCAAGCGTTGCTTAACGTGATTTGCAAAAATCCTTTGGCGTGATGGCGTGCGCTTCATGTAGGGGCCGGTCGCGACCGGCCCTGATTCGGATGATTGGCCGCACCCTTGGACACGCTCAGGGCGGTCGGAGCGCAAAGGGCGCAAAAAAAATTTGGACTTGTAGGGGCGGACCGATGTGTCCGCCCGTTCGAAGGATGGTTTTCTCATGACGAAAAAAGATCACCAAGAGCGTATGGCGAATTTAAACCTCAACGTGCAGCAACGCTCGCTGCGCGGCGCGTGGCAGCGCGAGCGCGGCGCGGCGAAGCAGGAAGAGATTCGCCCGGCGGTGTGGCGCTGGAGCGAAATGGCGCCGCTGTTGCTCGAAGCGGGGGAGTTGGCGCCCCTCGACGACGTCATGCGCATGCGCACGCTGCATATGACCAATGGGCCTGAGACCATTCCTCTCGGCGTGTCGCGGACCTTCGCGGCGATGCTGCAGCATGTCAACGGCGGCGAAGTGACCGATTCGCATCGCCACACCGCGACTTCGGTTTACTTCGCGATCCAGGGCAGCGGCATTTATACCACCGCGGAAGGCGAGCAACAGTTCATGGAGCCGGGCGACCTGCTCACCCAGCCGAGCTGGACCTGGCATGGCACGACTAACAATGGCAAGGAGCCGGCGATCTGGTTTACCGCCATGGACACCGCGCTGATGCAGTACCTCGACAACTGGCAGAATGAACGGTATCCGGAAAGTTTTTCCGAGCCGATCACCAAACCCGACGGCTTTCATATGAAACGTTTGGGCGCGCTACGTCCCGCCGGCGACAACCAGGCCGCTGGCCCGTTGCCGCTCAAGTATCGCTGGGACGAGGCGCTCAATACTCTGCAAGAACTGGCGGCGTCGGCGGACGCCGACCCGTATGACGGTGTCATGCTCGACTACGTGAACCCGGCAACCGGCGGGGCGACGACGGCAACCATGCACTGCCGTTTGCAGATGCTTCGCGCCGGCGAAGAGACGCGCGCGCACCGCCATACCTGCAACACGGTCTATCATGTCGTGCGGGGACAGGGCGTGACCAAGGTCGGCAAAAGCAAAGCCGATGAAATTGAGTTGGCTTGGGCCGAGCGCGATTGTTTCAACATTCCAACCTGGCAGTGGCACCGCTTGAAAAACTTTTCTTCCGAGCCGGCGTTGTTATTCTCTGTCAGCGACCGGCCGTTGTTCGAAGCCCTTCGTCTGTATCGCGAAGAATCTTAAATTCCCCGTCGAGAGCGCAATTCTCTTTGCGCCTCTGTGAGTTTTGCGCTACATACCGAACTATGGTCGGTCAACTCTCGCTAGTTTGCCCGCAGTGCCAGACCGGCAATGCTTTCGACGCGCAATTTTGCGACGAGTGCGGTGCGCCGTTCGACGCGCACTGCACTCGCTGCGGCGAAAGCAATCGTGACAGCGCCAAGTTTTGCAAAAAATACGGCAATCGCTTTAACCTTACGGAGCGCATCGGCGAAAACGCGAACCTGAGCGGAGCGATACCTTTTAGTGATAAGGCCGGCCCCATGCTCGCGCCACCGCACCATTTGGCCGGCGAACGTAAACGGGTCACGGTTCTGTTCGCGGATATTCGCGACTCGACAAGTTTCATCGAGAAGCTCGATCCGGAGCAAGTGCGCAAACATTTCGATCCGGTCCTGCGCATTATGATGGATGCGGTGCGGCGCTACGGCGGGATCGTCAATCAAGTTTTGGGTGATGGCATCATGGCGCTGTTCGGCGCGCCGCTGGCCCATGAGGACCACGCCGTGCGCGCCTGCTACGCCGCTCTGGCGATGCAAGAAGAGATGCGGCGCGGCGCCGACATGTTTGGCACGCTGCCAGTGGGCGCGCTGCGGATCGGTGTCGGCCTCAACTCCGGCGAAGTGGTGGTGAGCTCCATCCTCAATGACCTCAACATCGACTATTCCGCCCTCGGTCACACCACGCATCTCGCGGCGCGAATGCAGGAGCTTGCGGCGCCGGGTGCGATTTTACTCACGGCTGCCAGCGCTCGCGAGGTGGAAGACTTCGTCCAGTTAAAAAATTTGGGAGCGCGGCAAGTCAAAGGAGTGACGCAGCCGATAGAGGTCTTTGAGCTGCTCGGTGTGACTGGCGCGCGCACGCGATTGCAGGCCGCGGCGCGCCGGGGCTGTTGTAGCAAAGTAATTATGTCAGGGTTGTCATCCTTCCACCCTGACATAATTACGTTGCCGTTAACCCCTGACATAATCACTTTGCTACAACACTGCGCATAGATTTTCTTGACGATGCTGTAGTCGTACATGCCGAGCGGATTCGCCGGCACGGCGACTTTGGTGAGTTCGGCGCGGATAG
This sequence is a window from Deltaproteobacteria bacterium. Protein-coding genes within it:
- a CDS encoding cupin domain-containing protein, whose protein sequence is MTKKDHQERMANLNLNVQQRSLRGAWQRERGAAKQEEIRPAVWRWSEMAPLLLEAGELAPLDDVMRMRTLHMTNGPETIPLGVSRTFAAMLQHVNGGEVTDSHRHTATSVYFAIQGSGIYTTAEGEQQFMEPGDLLTQPSWTWHGTTNNGKEPAIWFTAMDTALMQYLDNWQNERYPESFSEPITKPDGFHMKRLGALRPAGDNQAAGPLPLKYRWDEALNTLQELAASADADPYDGVMLDYVNPATGGATTATMHCRLQMLRAGEETRAHRHTCNTVYHVVRGQGVTKVGKSKADEIELAWAERDCFNIPTWQWHRLKNFSSEPALLFSVSDRPLFEALRLYREES